The Gossypium hirsutum isolate 1008001.06 chromosome A13, Gossypium_hirsutum_v2.1, whole genome shotgun sequence nucleotide sequence CTCGAACCTGACCCGACCtaaccaatgaatacatctactCCCAAATATATAGCTACCAAAACTCGAAGTCAACatttaaaactaaactcaatttaTAAATCGGTTCCGGTAAAATAGTAATATTACCAATTTAGTACTTTACAATATTTTTGTGATCAATTTGATACTTAAAACTTCATACGAATGCAAGGGATTTCAATGGGTTTGTACAAGTGTCtaagttttaaagttttattgggcTTAGTACAACCCGTTGTCACTTTTAGTTGCTTTGGGCCTTTATCTTCGGCTTGTCAATGGTTTAGGGTTTCAGTTTGAGAATTAAAAGACTTCTTCCCGTTGTGGTCACACTCTCAGCTCAGGTAGCGCCGACCAACCCTAGGGTTTGACAAACCTCTCACAGCCCCTCTCCTTTTCCTTTATTCACTTCGGCAGATTCCATGGTATGTTCATCCCCTTCCTCCATTATTCAACACATGGTTTATCACCCTCTTTTTTATTactaacaaaaacaaaaacaaagtttGCTTTTAGATTGTTAACGAAATTCTGGGTTATTTTGACTTGGATTTGTAGGCACCAAAGAAAGACAAAGCCCCTCCTCCTTCATCCAAGCCTGCAAAGTCTGGAGGTGGCAAGCAGAAGAAGAaggtcattttttttattatatgtttcatTTTATGTATTTATTGGGGTTCATTTTCTGCTTCTTATGACTTGATTAAAAAATggggtttttcttttttggtatttGCAGAAGTGGAGCAAGGGAAAGCAAAAGGAGAAGGTGAATAACATGGTGCTGTTTGATCAGGCTACGTATGACAAGCTTCTCTCTGAAGCTCCTAAATACAAGCTCATCACTCCCTCTATCCTATCTGATCGTATGAGGgtacttttcatttcatttacctGTTTTTTAAGTTAATGAtttgttttggttatgtattTTCTCCCCCTTTCGATGCAAGCTCTTTTATTCGTGGAACTGTTAGATTttagtttgatatttttttctcTCGTCTGGATCAATGTCTGCTAGAAATGCATACCGGTCCAGTTGGAGGAACGAAAATTAGAAGGCAAAACTTTACCTATATGAAACCTAAGTCAATAGTTGTAGTCTTCAGGTTTATTTAATAGGAACGAAATACGATTAATTGGAACATAAAAACGTTTTTCTAACTAATGtgttattttttgtttatataaatacataattttaaataaatgaaatttgaagtttgtgtattgtttttttattcaatCATTTTGTAATAAATTAGAGGCTACTGAGGTCATTAGTCTTAATGAATTGGATCACTAGTGTTCCTTTATTAGGATTTTGCGTGACAATTCGAATATCATTGGGGAGATAGCTATTTCTGGTAATGGAGCTCCGTATACGGAAATTCTATGTTGTTTTACTTATTATGTTTTTGTTGCCATGCACTGCTCATTGTCTTAAAATTAGGCTTTAGTTGCTACTTGTTCCATGAATAGACACAATGGGGTCCGTTACTTTGAAACTTGGAATTGGATGATGGGATTTTGTTGCCATGGATTTATCCCGGTGTTTGGTTATTGAATGGCTTCTAATAGCTAGTAGGAATAGAATGACGCCTCATAGGGCAGCTAAAAGCATTGAATGACAATCTAAAATGCTATTTTCATAGGCTAACGTTGTCTGATTAATATTTGTACTGTATGGGGTAGCATGTTGGTCTCGTGTCATGGTATCCTCTTTTGTATGTGTCTGCTTGGAGATGATTGCCTGAGCTCTATTAAATGAAAGCCGCACTTCCAGTAAGCGTAACATGGTATTGTATTCACCTCACAGATAAATGGATCACTTGCAAGGAAGGCTATTAGGGAACTGATGGCAAGAGGATCGATTAGGTTGGTGTCTGCCCATTCAAGCCAGCAGATTTACACTAGGGCTACAAATACCTAGATGGTTCGTTGTATTTTTGCTTAGTTCCATGCAATAGTGCTGTTGGTTGTTGAGTTGACTTCTAAGTGAATTTATTTACTGCTGccgctttttttttttctccttttgtgTAGAATGTGTGAGATACATTCTCTTTTTATCATTCTAGTTTAATTGATACTTTGCAGACTTACTATTCAGCTCtctgaaatttttttctaatgtgAGATTCATATGTTGATTTAGTGTTTCAATCCTAAAATGTTATATTGCATACTTTATATTATTGTTTTATGGATATTTGTTGGGATTGGGGAGTCTGGGGTTCAGACTGAGGCCAGCTGCCGCCTTAATTGGAAATATTCAACCTTGTCGGATTATGAGCAAATGTAGAATTTGGGAAGTGTTATTCTGAGGAAATGGGTTTGAAACTTGAAAGATTCACATCTTTGCTTTAACCAGGAACTTTAtctttttaatattgaaaaactTTAGTCTTGAAGGATGCATTTATAGTATGTTATTAGTTGCTTGCATAATATGTAGTTCTAGTTTGAAAACCTTGGGGGAGCTCTAACCAACAAAAACCAAACTTATCTTTGCTTTGAGCTAGTAGAACATTGTTAGAGCATTGTGCTGATAATGTGAAGGTGTATTTGTGGGTTTCAGTCTTTGATTGCTGAAGAGCTCGGCGAATGATGAAAATTGAACCCTCACTTGTAGGATACAAGCGAAATACTTGACCACTATATTTGTGGGTTTAAGTCTTCACACTCACCGCACTTCAGCGGTCATGATTTCGAGCATTGCTTTGGCTTTCGAGGAAGATGATATCTTTGGGTTATATAGTCCAACAACAAACATCTAACAGCAAGATGCCAAGGATATaacaatcaattaaaaaaaaaataggtgAAAGCTCTAAATGGTGGCTTAGTGCAAGATCCAACATGGGGGTGTCCACTATTTCAATTGCGATACTGTTA carries:
- the LOC107918575 gene encoding 40S ribosomal protein S25-4 encodes the protein MAPKKDKAPPPSSKPAKSGGGKQKKKKWSKGKQKEKVNNMVLFDQATYDKLLSEAPKYKLITPSILSDRMRINGSLARKAIRELMARGSIRLVSAHSSQQIYTRATNT